Proteins from a single region of Pseudomonas phenolilytica:
- a CDS encoding efflux RND transporter periplasmic adaptor subunit yields the protein MPYRRSLVVILPVALVVGWLLWQHWQGPELPGYRLEPRPLVQRVVASGEVDNQSVAQIGSEITGVVAARHVREGDPVKAGDLLLELRDDEQLARLREAEAALRQLIDSSRPQAQATLRDAQSNLQQLVRERERRETLFERKLLASEPLEQARRAELAARVIRDRARLAAAAQAPGGSEEQVLRQRLEAARANLAKTRIHAQVDGIVQTRAVEPGDLVQPGRMLLEIARAGRREIILPLDEKNLAPVAIGQAAQVIADAYPTRAFAARVSFIAPSVDTARGTIDVHLDLKEPAELLRQGMTVSVNIETGRREQALVLPNDALRSRDGERARVLRVRDGKVEQVDVRLGLLGTALSEILDGLQAGDRVLAAEAEEGRRVRLRERPIPTGVQD from the coding sequence ATGCCTTATCGCCGCTCGCTCGTGGTGATCCTGCCGGTGGCCCTGGTCGTCGGCTGGCTGCTCTGGCAGCACTGGCAAGGGCCGGAGCTGCCGGGCTATCGCCTGGAGCCGCGCCCGCTGGTGCAGCGGGTGGTTGCCAGCGGCGAGGTGGACAACCAGTCGGTCGCCCAGATCGGCAGCGAGATCACCGGCGTGGTCGCCGCCCGCCACGTGCGTGAAGGCGATCCGGTGAAAGCGGGCGACCTGCTGTTGGAGCTGCGTGACGACGAACAACTGGCGCGCCTGCGCGAGGCCGAGGCCGCCCTGCGCCAGCTGATCGACAGCAGCCGGCCGCAAGCTCAGGCCACGCTGCGCGATGCGCAGAGCAACCTGCAGCAACTGGTACGCGAGCGTGAGCGGCGCGAAACCCTGTTCGAACGCAAGCTGCTGGCCTCCGAGCCGCTGGAGCAGGCCCGTCGCGCTGAGCTGGCGGCGCGGGTGATACGTGATCGCGCCCGCCTCGCTGCCGCCGCGCAGGCGCCCGGCGGCAGCGAGGAACAGGTGCTGCGCCAGCGTCTGGAGGCCGCCCGCGCCAACCTCGCCAAGACGCGCATCCACGCCCAGGTCGATGGCATCGTGCAGACCCGCGCCGTCGAGCCGGGCGACTTGGTCCAGCCGGGGCGCATGCTGCTGGAAATCGCCCGCGCCGGCCGACGCGAAATCATCCTGCCGCTGGACGAGAAGAACCTCGCGCCCGTGGCGATCGGCCAGGCCGCGCAGGTGATCGCCGATGCTTATCCGACGCGTGCGTTCGCCGCCCGCGTGAGCTTCATCGCGCCCAGCGTCGACACCGCACGCGGCACTATCGATGTGCACCTGGACCTGAAAGAGCCGGCCGAACTGCTGCGCCAGGGCATGACGGTATCGGTGAACATCGAGACCGGACGCCGCGAGCAGGCGTTGGTACTGCCCAACGACGCGCTGCGCAGCCGCGACGGCGAGCGTGCGCGGGTGCTGCGGGTGCGTGACGGCAAGGTCGAACAGGTGGATGTGCGTCTCGGCCTGCTCGGCACCGCCTTGAGCGAGATACTCGATGGCCTGCAGGCCGGCGACCGCGTTCTCGCCGCCGAAGCCGAGGAAGGCCGGCGGGTGCGCCTGCGCGAGCGCCCGATTCCCACCGGCGTGCAGGACTGA
- a CDS encoding OmpA/MotB family protein, whose translation MNGSARRNDRFARWHVEPRGEEEQEGWLLTYLDMITLLLVMLVVMLAFAGQGDGATRQSGAARAPEGQAPLVIGTPQPSDEVQAIAALAPAPPLPEQAREPAPVLPDLGEDIEVIVNEGSISFRISSEILFGSGQAELEESGFAVLDRLIPTLAATSHRIIVEGHTDDLPIQTPRFPSNWELSASRASSVVRYLQVSGIAAARMSATGYAETRPLRDNASDQGRAGNRRVELVMQTQPPAP comes from the coding sequence ATGAACGGTTCGGCACGACGCAACGACCGCTTCGCCAGGTGGCACGTCGAGCCTCGCGGCGAAGAAGAACAGGAGGGCTGGCTGCTCACCTACCTGGACATGATCACCCTGCTGCTGGTGATGCTGGTGGTGATGCTCGCCTTCGCCGGCCAGGGCGACGGCGCAACACGGCAATCCGGCGCAGCACGGGCTCCCGAGGGGCAGGCACCGCTCGTTATCGGCACGCCACAGCCATCCGATGAAGTGCAGGCGATTGCCGCGCTTGCCCCCGCGCCGCCACTGCCGGAGCAGGCGCGCGAACCGGCACCGGTGCTGCCGGACCTGGGCGAGGACATCGAGGTGATCGTCAACGAGGGCAGCATCAGCTTTCGCATCAGCAGCGAAATCCTGTTCGGCTCCGGCCAGGCCGAACTCGAAGAGTCCGGGTTTGCCGTGCTCGACCGGCTGATCCCGACACTCGCCGCCACCTCGCACCGGATCATCGTCGAGGGCCACACCGACGACCTGCCGATCCAGACGCCGCGCTTTCCGTCCAACTGGGAACTGTCAGCCAGCCGCGCCAGCAGCGTGGTGCGCTACCTGCAGGTCAGCGGCATCGCCGCCGCCCGGATGAGCGCGACCGGCTACGCTGAAACCCGCCCGCTACGCGACAACGCCAGCGACCAGGGCCGCGCCGGCAACCGACGAGTCGAACTGGTGATGCAGACCCAGCCGCCCGCACCCTGA
- a CDS encoding ABC transporter permease, with protein MRLLDSLWTEWKIALRFLLDNRLQTLLIVFGIAVGSAVIVFITALITGLQANVIERTLGTQSHIRILPPDEVNRVLPAADGTLTLLLESPRAQRLRSISNWQDVRDVLDQDAQVLAVSPVISGPALARRGVARASVALVGIDPQRYQRIIPLAEELVAGELRVGAGDAVIGTELARDLGLGVGDKLRLDAGEGREAVVDIAGIFELGVRELDERYVYLDLKQAQTLLDLPGGVTVIDTTVAQIFEADRIARRLARLTGLRAESWMDTNGQLLNALSSQSMTTEMIRVFVGISVAFGIASVLAVSVVQRTREIGILRAMGSPRQQILRVFLIQGGLLGLLGSACGGGVGWGLVQVFNLLGPRLFFIPVDPTLVPLAMLVATVTGVLAAALPARRAAHYDPAVAIRYV; from the coding sequence ATGCGCCTGCTCGACTCGCTGTGGACCGAGTGGAAAATCGCCTTGCGCTTTCTGCTCGATAACCGCCTGCAGACGCTGCTGATCGTTTTCGGCATCGCCGTGGGCTCGGCGGTGATCGTCTTCATAACCGCGTTGATCACCGGCCTGCAGGCCAACGTGATCGAGCGCACGCTCGGCACCCAGTCGCACATTCGCATCCTGCCGCCGGACGAGGTCAATCGCGTGCTGCCGGCAGCCGATGGCACGCTGACGCTGCTGCTGGAAAGCCCGCGCGCCCAGCGCCTGCGTTCGATCAGCAATTGGCAGGATGTGCGCGACGTGCTCGATCAGGACGCCCAGGTGCTCGCCGTATCGCCGGTGATCAGCGGTCCGGCGCTGGCGCGCCGCGGCGTCGCGCGGGCTTCGGTGGCGCTGGTCGGCATCGATCCACAGCGCTACCAGCGCATCATCCCGCTGGCCGAGGAACTGGTTGCGGGCGAACTGCGCGTCGGTGCCGGCGACGCGGTGATCGGCACCGAACTGGCGCGCGACCTGGGCCTTGGCGTCGGCGACAAGCTGCGCCTGGACGCCGGCGAGGGGCGCGAGGCGGTCGTCGATATCGCCGGAATCTTCGAGCTGGGCGTGCGCGAGCTGGACGAGCGCTACGTCTATCTGGATCTCAAGCAGGCGCAGACCCTGCTCGACCTGCCGGGCGGCGTGACGGTGATCGACACCACCGTGGCGCAGATTTTCGAGGCCGACCGGATCGCCCGCCGCCTCGCCCGCTTGACCGGCCTGCGCGCCGAAAGCTGGATGGATACCAACGGCCAGCTGCTCAACGCGCTTAGCTCCCAGAGCATGACCACCGAGATGATTCGCGTGTTCGTCGGCATCTCGGTGGCCTTCGGCATCGCCAGCGTGCTTGCCGTCAGTGTCGTCCAACGCACCCGGGAGATCGGCATCCTGCGCGCGATGGGCAGCCCACGCCAGCAGATCCTGCGGGTATTTCTGATCCAGGGCGGCCTGCTCGGCCTGCTCGGTTCGGCCTGCGGCGGCGGCGTCGGCTGGGGATTGGTGCAGGTGTTCAACCTGCTGGGGCCACGGCTGTTCTTCATTCCGGTCGACCCGACGCTGGTGCCGCTGGCCATGCTCGTGGCAACCGTGACCGGCGTGCTGGCTGCCGCCCTGCCCGCCCGCCGCGCGGCACACTACGACCCGGCGGTGGCCATTCGCTATGTCTGA
- a CDS encoding MBL fold metallo-hydrolase: MSARIEAFFDPATFTYSYVVSDPQTRQCAVIDSVLDYDAASGRTSHQAADRIIDYIRTHDLQVKWLLETHVHADHLSAAHYLKQHLGGRLAIGERITEVQRTFAELFNAGAGFATDGRQFDQLFRDGERFQIGSLDAQALHTPGHTPACLTYLIGDAAFVGDTLFMPDYGTARCDFPGGDARTLYRSIQKLFALPDSTRVFLCHDYKASGRETFFHETSIGAERAHNIHIHAGIDEEEFVTMRTASDATLGLPALILPSVQVNMRGGELPPAESNGTRYLKIPLDRL, from the coding sequence ATGAGCGCCCGGATTGAAGCCTTCTTCGACCCCGCCACCTTCACCTACAGCTACGTTGTCAGCGATCCGCAGACGCGCCAGTGCGCGGTGATCGACTCCGTGCTCGACTATGACGCCGCCTCCGGACGTACATCGCATCAGGCCGCCGATCGCATCATCGACTACATCCGCACGCACGATCTGCAAGTCAAATGGCTGCTGGAAACCCATGTGCATGCCGATCACCTGAGCGCCGCTCACTATCTCAAGCAGCACCTGGGCGGCCGGCTCGCCATTGGCGAGCGCATCACCGAAGTGCAACGTACCTTTGCCGAACTGTTCAACGCCGGCGCCGGATTCGCCACCGATGGACGGCAGTTCGATCAGCTGTTCCGTGACGGCGAACGGTTCCAAATCGGCAGCCTCGATGCACAGGCACTGCATACGCCAGGCCACACGCCCGCCTGCCTCACCTACCTGATCGGCGACGCCGCCTTCGTCGGCGATACGCTGTTCATGCCCGACTACGGCACCGCCCGCTGCGACTTTCCCGGCGGCGACGCGCGCACGCTGTACCGCTCGATCCAGAAACTGTTCGCCCTGCCCGACAGCACCCGCGTGTTCCTCTGCCATGACTACAAGGCGTCAGGCCGCGAGACGTTCTTCCACGAAACCAGTATCGGCGCCGAGCGCGCGCACAACATTCATATCCACGCCGGCATCGACGAGGAGGAGTTCGTGACCATGCGTACCGCGAGCGATGCCACGCTCGGGCTGCCGGCACTGATCCTGCCTTCGGTTCAGGTCAACATGCGCGGCGGCGAACTGCCCCCAGCGGAGAGCAACGGCACGCGCTACCTGAAGATACCCCTGGACAGGCTCTGA
- a CDS encoding site-specific integrase has protein sequence MSSVPSYLWLSRHSIFYFRIVVPGVLRPLFPCSEIRRSLQTRCKREALIRGRELLLQVQQLYTQAFQGIRPSLDSLRGAWEAGGKRVASWAAWLRQQQLVALAQKPLDQGRGGKVRGLQKPGSAPSRAKQGQPDRLVADAPSNAPRFSKVVQECLEQQSHEGVAAKTLSDKRSVAELMTRIVGDLPVDLITRQDARKFREVALKLPPRMNQLPEGQSLEQIIETATTTISLTTFNNYVKNLTTFFSYAIREGYCERNPFDGLRVRQRGKVSEERSVFTEDDLRRLFSKQVYASANSAQPHKYWLPLLGLYTGARLNELCQLYLDDVVSINGIDCLHIRATRPDQKLKTVTSERLVPIHSQLKTLGFLEFVQAQREAGHQRLFAELTLHKAHGYAAAPSKWFTRVRDQLGFRDGAERKDFHSFRHTLADHLKQKGIVESLVGGILGHQSGGITFSRYGKDFRPEVLAPVIEAVDFDAAEWLR, from the coding sequence GTGTCTTCCGTCCCTTCTTACCTCTGGTTGTCCCGTCACTCGATCTTCTATTTCAGAATCGTGGTGCCTGGAGTGCTCCGTCCGCTTTTCCCTTGTTCCGAGATCCGCCGTTCACTGCAGACACGCTGCAAGCGCGAAGCGCTGATCCGTGGGCGCGAATTGCTCCTGCAGGTTCAGCAGCTCTACACCCAGGCATTCCAGGGCATTCGGCCATCCCTCGACTCCCTGCGTGGTGCCTGGGAGGCGGGCGGTAAGCGAGTTGCTAGTTGGGCTGCGTGGCTCCGTCAGCAGCAGTTGGTTGCGCTTGCGCAGAAGCCTTTGGATCAGGGGCGGGGAGGCAAGGTGAGAGGGCTGCAGAAGCCCGGCAGTGCCCCTTCAAGAGCCAAGCAGGGGCAGCCAGATAGGCTGGTAGCGGATGCGCCAAGCAACGCTCCACGCTTCTCTAAGGTGGTTCAGGAGTGCCTGGAGCAGCAGTCTCATGAAGGCGTGGCTGCGAAGACGCTATCCGACAAGCGTTCCGTGGCTGAGCTGATGACTCGGATCGTGGGTGATTTGCCTGTCGATCTCATCACCCGCCAGGATGCCCGCAAGTTCCGCGAGGTAGCTCTCAAGCTGCCGCCGAGGATGAACCAGCTTCCCGAGGGGCAATCGCTGGAGCAGATCATCGAGACTGCCACCACCACGATCAGCCTCACCACGTTCAACAACTATGTGAAGAACCTGACAACCTTCTTCTCCTATGCCATCCGTGAGGGCTACTGCGAGCGCAACCCGTTCGATGGGCTTCGAGTCAGGCAGCGAGGCAAGGTCAGCGAGGAGCGCAGCGTCTTCACTGAGGACGACCTGCGCCGTCTGTTTTCGAAGCAGGTTTACGCATCAGCCAACTCGGCTCAGCCGCATAAGTACTGGCTGCCGTTGCTCGGCCTGTATACCGGAGCGAGGCTCAACGAGTTATGCCAGCTCTATCTGGATGACGTGGTCAGCATCAATGGTATCGACTGCCTCCACATCCGAGCGACCAGGCCCGATCAGAAGCTGAAAACCGTCACTTCGGAAAGGCTCGTGCCGATCCACTCGCAGTTGAAAACGCTCGGGTTCCTTGAGTTCGTCCAGGCGCAGCGGGAGGCTGGCCATCAACGTCTTTTCGCGGAGCTGACCTTGCACAAGGCGCATGGCTACGCTGCCGCTCCCTCCAAGTGGTTCACTCGGGTTCGTGATCAGTTGGGCTTCCGTGATGGGGCAGAGCGCAAGGACTTCCACAGCTTCCGCCACACGCTTGCTGATCACCTGAAGCAGAAGGGAATAGTCGAATCGCTGGTTGGCGGCATTCTTGGCCACCAAAGCGGCGGGATCACCTTCAGTCGATACGGGAAGGACTTTAGGCCGGAGGTGCTGGCCCCGGTGATTGAGGCAGTGGATTTTGATGCTGCTGAGTGGCTGCGGTGA
- a CDS encoding antA/AntB antirepressor family protein, whose product MKSKRTGKTFNYTPADCPKHVMQTLGFTDEQAERMIRVRRILPFVESRTEPCIDARKLWENIGKPEGKFANWVTRGASAIFHRFGKNGEVLEHQTPTGKRPRTDYTLSRDCAAHLAMTANTNEGFFVRDYFLDMEELGNKLLRYTPIRGSMITTIDNQVAHQAFVVAGNKAKAGELPKSLVKQEAFNTQKTLMSLVCRVMTGLSAGEWRAKVGKGIRDVLCPEDLNQYARAYDSALTMLAGGLTLSQIEAVLNLPYGNSVDPSDYIKTPAEVA is encoded by the coding sequence ATGAAAAGCAAACGCACTGGCAAGACCTTCAACTACACCCCGGCTGACTGTCCGAAGCACGTCATGCAGACTCTTGGCTTCACCGACGAACAGGCCGAGAGGATGATCCGGGTTCGCCGGATACTGCCCTTTGTCGAGAGCAGAACAGAGCCGTGTATTGATGCCCGCAAGTTGTGGGAGAACATCGGCAAGCCCGAGGGGAAGTTCGCAAACTGGGTAACTCGCGGAGCTTCAGCCATATTTCACAGATTCGGGAAAAATGGGGAAGTCCTAGAGCACCAGACTCCGACAGGCAAGCGCCCTCGCACTGACTACACCCTCAGCCGCGACTGTGCTGCACATCTAGCGATGACGGCAAACACTAACGAGGGTTTCTTCGTGCGCGACTACTTCCTCGATATGGAGGAACTCGGAAACAAGCTCCTGAGGTACACGCCGATCCGTGGCTCCATGATCACCACCATCGACAACCAAGTGGCCCATCAGGCATTCGTGGTTGCTGGTAACAAGGCCAAGGCTGGTGAGCTACCGAAGAGCCTGGTCAAGCAGGAAGCCTTCAATACCCAGAAGACACTCATGTCGCTGGTGTGCAGGGTGATGACTGGTCTCTCTGCAGGTGAATGGAGGGCCAAGGTAGGCAAAGGCATCCGTGATGTACTCTGCCCAGAAGACCTAAACCAGTACGCCCGAGCCTACGACTCCGCCCTGACCATGTTGGCTGGCGGCCTCACGCTGTCGCAGATCGAGGCAGTACTGAACCTGCCTTACGGAAACAGCGTCGACCCGAGCGACTACATCAAGACCCCAGCGGAGGTGGCCTGA
- a CDS encoding NAD(P)/FAD-dependent oxidoreductase, translated as MSKAPIAIIGTGIAGLSAAQALHAAGQDVRLFDKSRRCGGRTASKQIESGSLDLGAQYFTARDRRFREALQHWQDEGWAAPWSPNLYLSRAGQLEPSTNEQLRWVGTPQMASIARALLGDLPATFSCRITEAFRGEELWTLVDADGASHGPFSHVIVATPAPQASALLAAAPKLAAVAASVAMEPTWAVALGFATPLPTQMEGCFVQDDALDWMARERSKPGRNGRLDTWVLHATNSWSRQHLDLSKEAVSEQLLGAFAELIDCVVPAPEFTLAHRWLYARPAQPHEWGALADAGLGLYACGDWCLSGRVEGAWLSGQEAARRLLEHL; from the coding sequence ATGAGCAAGGCTCCCATCGCCATCATCGGTACCGGTATCGCCGGGCTGTCCGCGGCTCAGGCATTGCACGCGGCGGGTCAGGACGTCCGGCTGTTCGACAAGAGCCGCCGCTGCGGCGGGCGCACCGCCAGCAAGCAGATCGAGAGCGGCTCGCTCGATCTCGGCGCCCAATATTTCACCGCGCGCGACCGGCGTTTTCGCGAGGCGCTGCAGCACTGGCAGGACGAAGGCTGGGCCGCCCCCTGGTCGCCCAACCTCTACCTTTCCCGTGCCGGCCAGCTGGAACCGTCGACCAACGAACAGCTGCGCTGGGTCGGCACGCCGCAAATGGCGTCGATCGCCCGCGCGTTGCTCGGCGATCTGCCGGCAACGTTCAGCTGCCGCATCACCGAAGCGTTTCGCGGTGAGGAACTCTGGACCCTGGTGGATGCCGACGGCGCCAGCCACGGCCCCTTCAGCCACGTAATCGTCGCCACCCCGGCACCTCAAGCCAGTGCGCTGCTGGCCGCCGCACCGAAGCTCGCGGCCGTCGCCGCCAGCGTCGCGATGGAACCGACCTGGGCCGTCGCCCTGGGCTTCGCCACGCCGCTGCCCACTCAGATGGAGGGCTGCTTCGTGCAGGACGACGCCCTCGACTGGATGGCACGCGAGCGCAGCAAGCCCGGGCGCAACGGACGCCTGGACACCTGGGTGCTGCATGCCACCAACAGCTGGAGTCGTCAGCACCTCGATCTGTCCAAGGAGGCCGTCAGCGAGCAGCTGCTCGGTGCATTCGCCGAGCTGATCGACTGTGTCGTGCCCGCTCCCGAGTTCACCCTGGCGCATCGCTGGCTGTACGCGCGCCCGGCGCAGCCCCATGAATGGGGCGCGCTCGCCGATGCGGGGCTGGGTTTGTACGCCTGTGGCGACTGGTGCCTCTCCGGGCGGGTCGAAGGCGCCTGGCTCAGTGGCCAGGAAGCGGCCCGGCGTTTGCTCGAACATCTATAG
- a CDS encoding motility protein A, with protein MNPSTLIGIVASVALLAVVMLFAAHDPALYLDLPSLGIVLVGTLAATFISYPLREVMRVFGLIGTVLRNERLYTRQDLEELVQISRLWIAGELPAVERAVEQVKNPFLRTGVQLVIDNTPEEDITDLLQWRIARLRARENAEAQLFRTMASYAPAFGMIGTLVGLINLMFLLGSGDMQQIGRSLAVALMTTFYGVLLANLLLKPVAVKLERRTEQRVALMNLVMQGIAMMCNKRSPAYMRETLKSFLAHHDDEIRDGNPRKPRAAQPDV; from the coding sequence ATGAACCCCTCAACCCTGATCGGTATCGTCGCGAGCGTCGCACTGCTTGCGGTGGTCATGCTGTTCGCCGCGCACGATCCCGCGCTGTATCTCGACCTGCCCAGTCTGGGCATCGTGCTGGTGGGTACGCTGGCCGCGACCTTCATCAGCTACCCGCTGCGCGAGGTCATGCGCGTGTTCGGCCTGATCGGCACGGTGCTGCGCAACGAACGGCTGTACACCCGCCAGGACCTGGAAGAATTGGTCCAGATTTCCCGGCTGTGGATCGCTGGCGAGCTGCCGGCCGTGGAACGGGCCGTCGAGCAGGTGAAGAACCCGTTCCTGCGCACCGGCGTACAGCTGGTGATCGACAACACACCGGAAGAAGACATCACCGACCTGCTGCAGTGGCGCATCGCCCGGCTGCGCGCGCGCGAGAACGCCGAGGCGCAACTGTTCCGCACGATGGCCAGCTACGCGCCGGCATTCGGCATGATCGGCACGCTGGTCGGCCTGATCAACCTGATGTTCCTGCTCGGCAGCGGCGACATGCAGCAGATCGGCCGCAGCCTGGCGGTCGCACTGATGACCACTTTCTATGGCGTGCTACTGGCTAACCTGCTGCTCAAACCGGTCGCGGTGAAGCTGGAGCGGCGCACCGAGCAGCGCGTCGCGCTGATGAATCTGGTGATGCAGGGCATCGCGATGATGTGCAACAAGCGCAGCCCGGCCTACATGCGCGAGACCCTGAAGTCTTTCCTCGCCCATCACGACGACGAGATTCGCGACGGCAACCCGCGCAAGCCACGCGCCGCGCAGCCGGACGTCTGA
- a CDS encoding ZIP family metal transporter codes for MDTTQSSAATLRSAWIAQAQANPWIATGLGTALLAVLVLLLASGYSALHNGDQNNLRLAMLGGSAGFAATAFGALLAIGLREISTRTQDSMLGFAAGMMLAAASFSLILPGLAAGREIFDSGTAAALMVVVGLGLGALLMLGLDYFTPHEHESTGPCGPDCERLNRVWLFVLAIALHNIPEGMAIGVSFANGDLGVGVPLTTAISIQDIPEGLAVALALRTTGLSALASALVAAASGLMEPLGALVGLGMSSGFAIAYPVSMGLAAGAMIFVVSHEVIPETHRNGHQTPATIGLMIGFAVMMFLDTALG; via the coding sequence ATGGATACTACGCAAAGCTCCGCTGCGACACTTCGCTCCGCCTGGATCGCCCAGGCGCAGGCCAATCCCTGGATTGCGACCGGGCTTGGCACTGCCTTGCTGGCGGTGCTGGTGCTGCTGCTGGCGAGCGGCTACAGCGCGCTGCACAACGGCGATCAGAACAACCTGCGCCTCGCCATGCTGGGCGGCAGTGCAGGGTTCGCTGCCACGGCGTTCGGTGCCCTGCTGGCTATCGGCTTGCGTGAGATTTCTACCCGCACCCAGGACAGCATGCTCGGCTTCGCGGCCGGCATGATGCTTGCGGCCGCTTCGTTCTCGCTGATCCTGCCGGGGCTTGCCGCCGGCCGGGAGATTTTCGACAGTGGTACGGCGGCGGCGTTGATGGTGGTCGTCGGGCTCGGTTTGGGGGCGCTGCTGATGCTCGGGCTCGATTACTTCACGCCGCACGAACATGAAAGCACAGGGCCTTGCGGGCCGGATTGTGAGCGGTTGAATCGCGTCTGGCTGTTCGTGCTGGCCATCGCCCTGCACAACATTCCCGAAGGCATGGCGATCGGCGTGAGTTTCGCCAATGGCGACCTCGGCGTGGGCGTGCCGCTGACCACGGCGATCTCTATCCAGGATATTCCCGAGGGCCTGGCAGTGGCGCTGGCGTTGCGTACCACCGGCCTGTCCGCGCTGGCCTCGGCGCTGGTCGCCGCGGCTTCCGGTCTGATGGAGCCGCTCGGTGCGCTGGTCGGTCTGGGCATGTCCAGCGGTTTCGCCATCGCCTATCCGGTCAGCATGGGGCTGGCGGCCGGCGCGATGATCTTCGTGGTGTCCCACGAGGTGATTCCCGAAACACACCGTAACGGCCACCAGACGCCGGCGACCATCGGCCTGATGATCGGCTTCGCAGTGATGATGTTCCTCGACACGGCGCTCGGCTGA
- a CDS encoding MarR family winged helix-turn-helix transcriptional regulator: MHMETTLSKHALAYDRYALVQLFKAIEEFRGVDPEMPAQGVALFLYSAIYPGCTMADLQKNLGMTQSSCSRNVSALSEWHRLEKPGLGLIVASPDPMERRRKIVQLTEKGQQLAVSLTEAVMNPVRLSSFSKAAR; encoded by the coding sequence ATGCACATGGAAACCACATTAAGCAAACACGCCCTGGCTTATGATCGGTATGCACTTGTCCAGCTTTTCAAAGCGATTGAGGAGTTCCGTGGCGTTGACCCAGAGATGCCAGCACAAGGCGTGGCATTGTTCCTCTACTCGGCGATCTACCCAGGCTGCACGATGGCGGATCTGCAGAAGAACCTCGGGATGACCCAATCGTCCTGCTCAAGGAACGTCTCGGCCTTGTCGGAATGGCATCGTCTCGAAAAACCAGGACTCGGATTGATAGTGGCATCGCCAGATCCGATGGAACGCCGCAGGAAGATCGTGCAGTTGACCGAGAAGGGGCAGCAACTGGCCGTCTCCCTGACCGAGGCGGTGATGAACCCGGTTCGACTGTCGTCGTTCTCGAAGGCGGCACGGTAA
- a CDS encoding rhodanese-like domain-containing protein codes for MKTAHDLVVEARTRIREVPIADAEAAIREADVLIDVREGDEYHVAHIPGAVNIPRGVLEFKLSGMPEFDSRDLAIVLYCKTGGRAALAAAALREMGYLQVRSVEGGFDAWCAAGLPQTTPSLPDFS; via the coding sequence ATGAAAACCGCCCATGACCTCGTCGTCGAGGCCCGGACCCGCATCCGGGAAGTTCCGATTGCCGATGCCGAAGCGGCGATTCGCGAAGCGGACGTACTGATCGACGTGCGCGAAGGCGACGAGTACCACGTCGCGCACATTCCCGGTGCCGTGAACATTCCGCGTGGCGTGCTGGAGTTCAAGCTCAGCGGCATGCCCGAGTTCGATTCGCGCGATCTGGCGATCGTGCTCTACTGCAAGACCGGAGGGCGCGCAGCGCTCGCTGCCGCAGCGCTGCGGGAGATGGGCTATCTGCAGGTCCGGTCCGTCGAAGGCGGCTTCGATGCCTGGTGCGCCGCCGGCCTGCCGCAAACGACTCCGAGCCTGCCCGACTTCAGTTGA
- a CDS encoding ABC transporter ATP-binding protein: MSDPTLPPREVLRLEGVRKSFNLGTPLESEVLHGIDLRLCAGELTALIGPSGSGKSTLLNVIGLLDPPSAGELYLLGRPTRTVDDETRTRLRNEAIGFVFQFHHLISAFSVLDNVLMPLMIRHGKPSATEIDLARSLLDEVGLAAYADKKPTQISGGQQQRVAIARALVTRPPLLLADEPTGNLDTRTAQSVFELFHRINAQFGCAVLVVTHDPRLAANCARTVQLVDGQIVSDALNSPLDVQSPPSK; encoded by the coding sequence ATGTCTGATCCGACCCTGCCTCCACGCGAAGTACTGCGCCTGGAAGGCGTGCGCAAGAGTTTCAACCTCGGCACGCCACTGGAAAGCGAGGTGCTGCACGGCATCGACCTGCGCCTGTGCGCCGGCGAGCTGACCGCGCTTATCGGTCCGTCCGGCTCGGGCAAGAGCACGCTGCTGAACGTCATTGGCCTGCTCGACCCGCCGAGTGCCGGCGAGCTGTACCTGCTCGGCCGGCCGACGCGGACGGTCGATGACGAGACACGCACGCGCCTGCGCAACGAAGCGATCGGCTTCGTCTTCCAGTTCCATCACCTGATCTCAGCATTCAGCGTGCTGGATAACGTGCTGATGCCGCTGATGATCCGGCACGGTAAACCGTCGGCGACGGAGATCGATCTGGCGCGCAGCCTGCTCGACGAGGTCGGCCTCGCCGCGTACGCCGACAAGAAGCCCACGCAGATTTCCGGTGGCCAACAGCAGCGGGTCGCCATCGCCCGTGCGCTGGTGACCCGCCCACCGCTGCTGCTGGCCGACGAGCCGACCGGAAACCTCGACACACGCACCGCGCAGAGCGTGTTCGAGCTGTTCCACCGCATCAATGCACAGTTCGGCTGCGCGGTGCTGGTGGTAACCCACGACCCGCGCCTGGCGGCCAACTGCGCGCGCACCGTGCAGCTCGTCGACGGACAGATCGTCAGCGACGCGTTGAATTCGCCTCTCGATGTGCAGTCGCCACCGTCGAAATAG